Proteins co-encoded in one Sus scrofa isolate TJ Tabasco breed Duroc chromosome 14, Sscrofa11.1, whole genome shotgun sequence genomic window:
- the RHOU gene encoding rho-related GTP-binding protein RhoU, with protein sequence MPPQQGDPAFPGRCEAPPVPPRRERGGRGARGPGVPGGRGRPGGSEGRGVKCVLVGDGAVGKTSLVVSYTTNGYPTEYIPTAFDNFSAVVSVDGRPVRLQLCDTAGQDEFDKLRPLCYTNADVFLLCFSVVSPSSFQNVSEKWVPEIRCHCPRAPIILVGTQSDLREDVKVLIELDKCKEKPVPEEAAKLCAEEIKAASYVECSALTQKNLKEVFDAAIVTGIQYSDSQQQPKKSKSRTPDKMKTLSKSWWEKYCCFV encoded by the exons ATGCCCCCGCAGCAGGGGGACCCAGCGTTCCCGGGCCGCTGCGAAGCGCCGCCCGTGCCGCCCCGCCGGGAGCGCGGGGGGCGCGGGGCGCGCGGGCCCGGGGTGCCGGGGGGCCGAGGGCGCCCGGGCGGCAGCGAGGGGCGCGGCGTCAAGTGCGTGCTGGTCGGCGACGGCGCGGTGGGCAAGACGAGTCTGGTGGTGAGCTACACCACCAACGGCTACCCCACCGAGTACATCCCTACCGCCTTTGACAACTTCTCGG ctGTGGTGTCTGTGGATGGGCGGCCTGTGAGACTCCAGCTCTGTGACACCGCAGGACAG GATGAGTTTGACAAGCTCAGACCTCTTTGCTACACCAACGCCGATGTCTTCCTCCTGTGCTTCAGCGTCGTGagcccctcctccttccagaaTGTCAGCGAGAAATGGGTGCCAGAGATTCGGTGCCACTGTCCCCGGGCCCCCATCATCCTCGTGGGGACGCAGTCAGACCTCAGAGAAGATGTCAAAGTCCTCATCGAGCTGGACAAATGCAAAGAGAAGCCAGTGCCCGAGGAGGCAGCCAAGCTGTGTGCGGAGGAGATCAAGGCTGCCTCCTACGTCGAGTGCTCGGCTTTGACTCAGAAGAACCTCAAAGAGGTCTTTGATGCAGCCATCGTCACGGGCATTCAGTACTCGGACTCTCAGCAACAGCCAAAGAAGTCCAAGAGCAGAACTCCGGACAAAATGAAGACCCTGTCCAAGTCCTGGTGGGAGAAGTACTGCTGCTTCGTATGA